In one window of Lynx canadensis isolate LIC74 chromosome B3, mLynCan4.pri.v2, whole genome shotgun sequence DNA:
- the RAMAC gene encoding RNA guanine-N7 methyltransferase activating subunit, giving the protein MTDASEAVPHFEEMFASRFTEDDQEYQEYLKRPPESPPIVEEWTSRAAGDQRNRGNRLQDNRQFRGRDSRRGWPSDNRSNQWHGRSWGNNYPQHRQEPYYPHQYGHYGYNQRPPYGYY; this is encoded by the exons ATGACAGACGCTTCTGAAGCTGTTCCACATTTTGAAGAGATGTTCGCCAGTAGATTCACAGAAGATGACCAAGAATACCAGGAATACCTGAAGCGCCCTCCTGAGTCCCCTCCGATCGTCGAGGAGTGGACTAGCAGAGCCGCCGGGGACCAGAGAAATAGAGGCAATCG GTTGCAAGATAACAGACAGTTTAGAGGTAGGGATAGCAGACGGGGGTGGCCCAGTGACAATCGATCAAATCAGTGGCATGGACGATCCTGGGGTAACAATTACCCGCAGCACAGACAAGAACCTTACTACCCCCACCAGTACGGACACTATGGTTACAACCAACGGCCTCCCTATGGTTACTACTGA